The window TTCTGCGGAGTCTATTGATAACAAAAATACAGCTCAAGCAGGTAAAGGCCTTGAAGGGGCAAATGTTAACCTCAGAACCACACATTTAGATAACCAAAGCGGGGCGGTTCGTGCAGGGCAAGCGATTGAAGCGAATATCGCACAAAGCCTGAATAACATACAAGGGATGCTATCTGCGGGAACGGATTTGAATGTAACCGATAAAGCGCAAGGTAAAGTCTTAGCGGTATTAAATCAGCAAGGGGTGATAGTCAGTAATGGCTCTGCCACGATCACGGCGAACCAGTTAACAGGTGAAGGTAAACTTATCGCGCAAAAAGCGTTATCGCTCACCTTCAATCAACTATTTGAAAATACGGGACGCATTCAGGCAGGTGAAAACCTAACGGCTAATTTTGCTCAAGGTTTTACCAATAAAGGGTTAATTTCTAGTCTTGGCGAGCTGGTTTTAAACACAACGACCGTTATTAACCAACTTTCAGGTGAGATCAGTGGGCAAAGTACCCGTATAAAAGCCAGTGGTCAGGTACACAATACTGGGCTCATTGATGGCGTATTAACTCATATTGTTGCTAATTCCTTAAGTAACTTAGGAACAGGCCGCATTTATGGTGATTTCCTTGCCATCGCAGTAAATAGCTTAGTCAATGATAAACAAGGAGATAAAGCAGCGGTTATTGCTGGGCGTAAAGAGGCCAATCTTGCGGTTGGTGAACTTTTAAACCGTGATCACGCTTTAATTTACAGTGATGGTGATTTAACTATCGGTAGCCAATTAAACGACCAGCTAAAAGCCACCGGTCATGCTAAAAGCGTGAAAAACCATAGTGCTAACATTGAAGCGGCAGGTAACCTCACACTAAAAACGGATTTACTTGAAAATAAAGATATCCATTTACAACTGACTGATGAAGCCGTGGAAGTGAGCCGTGAACATTTTGATTGGTACGATTTTGGTAATGGGCGACGTTATAAAATTCAGCCGCGTAATGGCAACCAAACGCGTTACGCTATTAATGAAGATGGTACGCTGAACAAGGAAGTGGGTATTCATTATGAAAAATCTAATCGCTGGCGGATGTTTGAGTATGGTAACTGGACTAAGAATTTTTATGAATACGATTACGACCGTATCATTTATGAAACCCAAGTTATCAAACGCGATGCCGCATTGATTACGAGTGGAAAGCACTTGACGATTGATGGTCAGCAGCTGAACAATGAAAATTCACGCGTTGTTGCGGGGCAAAACCTGATCTTAACAGGCTATGATCTCAACAACGAAGAAGCACAGGGTGTTCGCCGTATCTTTGAAGATGGAAATACGATTTATCGCTATAAAGGTGGTAAAAAATGGAAAACGCGTACTAGCACGTCAAAATACCAAGGGGTCAATAGCGAAGAAGATTTAGCCTTACATCTATTAGAGGTTGCCGAGAACGCGGGGGGGATCAATAAAACTCAGCTCGATTCAGTCAAAGTGAACCAACTGGATGGGCAAGCCGAACGTGTTTCTGACGCTAATCAACAAGAAAACCAAGGTGCAGCTGTTACTGAGCAGGCGTTAAAAGATAGCAAAAACACGCCATTAGACCTGAAGCCAGGCCAACAAATGGAAGTGGCGCAGTTACCTTCAATTTCAGACAAAGTGGATGTTAAAGACGACAAATCGGTTGACTCATCATTACACGCTGATGATGCCAACATCGGTAACGGGGCTGACATTCAAGGGCAAACTGATGTAGGCAAAGGGGAAAATATCACTGCGGAGACTGGGCCTCAGGGTAAAGACAACCTCGATACCGTGATAAGAACCGTTGGGCCAAACACTCAATTACCCGACAATAGTCTGTTTAACTTAACACCGGGTAGTGATAGCCAATTTTTGATTGAAACCGACCCGCGTTTCACTAACTACAAGAAATGGTTGTCGAGTATTGATATTGTCACCAATGAGCAGCTCCATAAGCGTTTGGGGGATGGTTACTATGAGCAACGTTTAGTTCGTGATCAACTGATTGAAACCACAGGACAGCGCTTATTAGGCAACTACAATAGTGATGAAGAGCAATATCGCGCGCTGCTAACTAACGGTGTTGCGTTTGGTAAGCAATTTAACCTGACTCCGGGCATTGCATTATCACCAGAGCAAATGGCGAACTTAACCACAGACATCGTGTGGATGGTGAATAAAGAAGTCACACTGCCGGATGGCCGCGTTGAAATGGTTAGTGTTCCGCAAGTGTATGTCCGAGCCCGTCAAGGGGACTTAAACGGTAATGGTGCATTGTTAGCGGGGCGTAATGTTTCCGCCAACATGACCGGTAATATCCTTAATAGCGGTGAAATCAGTAGCCGTGAACTGACCGATTTACGTGCTGAAAATATCGAAAATAGTGGGCGCATTCAAGGTAAAGATGTACAACTTGACACCCTAAAAGATATTAAGAATATCGGTGGGGAAATTCGTGGATTAGACAGCGTTTCGCTTTCAGCTGGCCGCGATATTCTCAGTGAAACTGCGCAGCGTGGAGATGGTCAATCACAATGGCTCGACCGACCAGCCAGTATTTATGTCACAGGTGATAATGGCCAGCTTATCTTAAAAGCGGTACAAGATATCAACTTGATCGCCACAGATGTCGGCAATTTAGGCGTTGATGGCAAAACTTCCATTATTGCGGGACGCGATATTAGTTTAGAAACTCGTGATGTCAGCTCGGCATTTGATTACACGCATAATTCAAGCAATTACTATCGTGGGGCTAATAGCACTGAAGTCGGCACGCAAATCCAAACTAAAGGGGATTTAACCTTATCGGCTGGGCAAGATCTTTCCGCTCGTGCAACGACTGTGACCAGCGGTGGAGAGCTGGCGATCAATGTTGGACGTGACATCAATATTACCTCTGGTATTGAAACCAGTGACTATGCGAAACACACAAAAAGCACGGATAAAGGCTTTTTATCAAGCACGACAAAAGAAACTCATGATGAGGTGAACGAACGTACCGCTATCAGTAGTACGTTTAGCGGCGATAGTGTGAAAGTGACCGCAGGGAACAACGTCAATATCGAAGGGAGTAATTTACTTGGAACCAACGATGTCAATGTTACCGCTGGAAATCAGTTAAATGTGACCACTTTTGATGAAGCGTCCCATGAAACACATATGTCGAAAACAACCAAGTCAGGCCTGATGAGCACCGGCGGCATTGGTTTCACGGTTGGTTCAAATTCACAAAAAGTGACCACCGATACGGATAGTAACCAGAAAAAAGGCAGTGTGATTGGGAGTACGGCAGGCGATGTGACATTGACCGCAGGTGGTACAGCAAGCATTCATGGTAGTGATGTGATTGCGGCGAAAGATATCAATGTGACCGGTAGTGATGTGAATATTACGGCGGCTGAAAATAGCCGTACCGATATCACCACAGTGGAAACCAAATCCAGCGGGTTGACGGTTTCCCTCGGCGGTGCAGCGGGCAGCATGTTAGATGGAATGGCGCAGACCGCGAAATCGGCAAAACAAGAAGATGACGGACAATTAGCGGCCCTTAAAGGGATGAAGGCAGGTCTACAAGGCGTTCAGGCTCAACAAGCGGGTGAGCTAGCAGGTTTGAAAGAAGGCGGCAGTGTGGCAGATGCCTTTGGCGTTAATGTGTCATATGGCAGCAGTTCGTCTAAATCGACCACCAAAACCGAGCAGCATACGGCGTCAGGTAGTAGTTTAAGTGCGGGGGATAACATCACCCTTACTGCGACGGGTAAAAAAGAGGGTAGCCAAGGGGATCTGACAGTACAAGGTAGCCAACTGGATGCGGATAAAAACGTCACGTTAACCGCCAAAAATGATATCAACCTGACCAGTGCCACCAACACGCAAAAAGTGGATGGGAAAAACGAAAGCAAAGGTGGCTCAATCGGTGCGGGTATCAGTACGGGCGGTTGGAATGTCAATGCGAGTGTGAATAAAGGCAGCGGCTTTGAAAAAGGTGACAGCCAGTTCTACACCGATACGGAAGTGAACGCAGGCAAACAACTGACCCTCAACAGCGGCAAAGATACCACGCTGACAGGCGCACACGCGAGTGGGGAAACTGTTAAAGCCAATGTGGGCGGGGATTTAACTTTATCGAGCCAACAAGTTACTGATAAGTATGACTCAAAGCAACAGGGCGGCAGTTTAAGCGGCAGTATTGGAACAGGCTTAAATACCACCGCTTCAGTGAATGTTAATAAAACCGAGATGCACAGCGATTATCAATCGGTAGATAAACAAACGGGTATTAATGCAGGCAAAGGCGGTTTTGATATCACCGTCGGTAATCATACGCAACTCGATGGGGCGGTGATTAGCAGCACTGCGGACGCTGAAAAGAACAAGTTGGATACGGGCACGCTGGGCTTTGGGGATATCAAAAATAAAGCTGAGTACAAGGTGGATAGCCAAAGTGGCGGCTTTAGCACAGGGGGCTCTCCATTTGCAGACCAGCTTGCGGGTAATGCCGCAGGCTCCTTGTTGACCAATGTGAATAACAAAGGCAAAGACAGCAATACGACACACTCAGCGGTGTCAGAAGGCGAGATTACAATTCGAGATAAGGATAATCAGAAACAAGATATCAACGAGTTAAGCCGTGATACAGATAATGCCCATGAGAAGCTGAACACCATTTTTGACAAAGAAAAAGAGCAAAAACGGATAGAAAAAACGCAGTTAGTGGGCGAATTAGGTAAGCAGATTACTGATATTGCGGTGACGAATGAGACGATTAAAGCTACGAAGGATGTAGATAGAGAGCACCCTGAGTTGAGTGGCAAGGAAAGAGAAGATGCTATTCAAGCTCAAGTTAACAAATCTGAATGGGGTGTCGGAGGGGATAATCGCCGTATAGTCGAGTCAGGCACCGCTTTGATTCAAGGGCTTATCAGTGGAGATGTGAATAAAGCGGTAGCGAATGCGAGTGCGCCGTATATTGCGAATGAAATCGCCAAAAATATTCCAGAGAAGAACAAAGAAGGACGCATCATTGCCCACGGTATTGCGAATGTTGCATTAGCGCTGGCAAAAGGTGAAAATGCAGGGGCACAATCGCTCGGAGCAATGACAGCGGAAGCGGTTGGAATGTTATCTGAGAAACTGTATAACAAACCAGCTAGCCAGCTGACGGAAGACGAAAAAGCGACAGTCAGTGCATTTGCGAGTCTGGCAGCGGGTATTGCAGGCGGTTTAGTGGGTGGAGATACCTCGAGTGCAGGGAATGCAGCCCAAGCAGGGAAGACGACGGTTGAGAATAACTATTTATCGGGTGATATGTTCACCTTAGATAGGAAAATCAAAGAGGCTAAAAGAAAAGGCGAAGATATAACGCCAATTTTAGAAGAAGCTCGTGCAAAAGCTGAAAAGGATAGAGAGAAAAATAAAGCGTCATGCATAGATAACCCAGATTTATGTGGTTTCGGGCGCGAGTTAGCCAATGAAGCTTATAATGAAAACATGGCCAATGGGCTTTGGCTAGGTATTGATCCTGATATTGTTAATTTCGTTCAAGAAGAAACAATTAAAGATAATGCAGTGATCAATCAGCATACCAGTGAGTTTGGTAAGGATTTAGCGGCTGTATCCGATATTGGAGCTACATTAGCAGGAGCAGGGGTCGGTAGTGTAATTGGAAGTAATATTGGTAAGGGAAATAATAAAGGTACTATTCCAAAACAATCTAACTCGAATAACTCAGTAAATATAGCAACTAATTTTACTAAAGCACCTCAAGCAATTTGGGGGCGTTCTTCAGATGATATAGCTAAAGATTTCAAAACAGCGGGCTGTGAAGTAAATGTCCGCCAGTCAACAAGAGGTTCTGGTCAGGCTGTTATTATTGAGGTCAAGGGGCATCCTGAAATTAGCCAAATCCAATACCACCCTGGAGGAGGTAGACATGGAGGCAGCTATTATAAAGTATCCACGACAACTCAAGGCACAATGAAAGTTGTAGACCCAAGTACATATAAGCCTACACAAGGTGAGAAAGCCACAATAATTAATAAAACTAAAGAGTAGAGATTATGGAACAATTAGAATGGATTACCCGTGCTTTTATGCAGCCAAGTGATACTCAAATGAGACTATTTCCTGATTTTGTAAATGTGGCAGATCAACTTGCAGTTGAGTGGGAAATAGCACTAGATGATATAAATTATGAATTATTATCTATTGAGCAAAGTTCTGCGATAAAAGAATTAGATGATTACATGTTGTCTATCAGCGGCTCAAATAATATCCATTTTTGGAACAATGAAGCTCTTTCATCTTATATAGAGTGGGAAAATATGAGAGCATTAGCTCGAAATGTTGTAGTTAGTATGGGATGGTCTGAAAGCCCCCCTCCGGAAGATAACGCAATATATATCAATCATGACTAACAAGTGATTTTAATAAGATCCCAGCCCCACACTGGGATCTCCTTAGCCGCCTTACTTCCCCTTCAGCCCACCGGATAATCAACTGTCCGGCTTGGCGAGTGAGGGTAAAGTGACTGCCCACCGTAAACCCCAACTCATTCAGCCACTTACCACTTAAGGTGAGTTGCGGGCTGGGGTTGGGTTTACCTCGGTTCGGGGCGTAACCCACTGTATATTATCTGGTTTTGACCACTTCCAATTAATTACTCTTTGTTGTCCAGCGCTTCGCATCATGCATATGTAAGATGCTGTTGATCACGGTCTCAATCGCTTCTCTCTCTTTCTCATCTAGCTGTGAAATCGCTTCAAACTGTCGCTTATTAATGCAGGCAAAGGCGGTTTTGATATCACCGTCGGTAATCATACGCAACTCGATGGGGCGGTGATTAGCAGCACTGCGGACGCTGAAAAGAACAAGTTGGATACGGGCACGCTGGGCTTTGGGGATATCAAAAATAAAGCTGAGTACAAGGTGGATAGCCAAAGTGGCGGCTTTAGCACAGGGGGCTCTCCATTTGCAGACCAGCTCGCGAGTAATGCCGCAGGCTCCTTGTTGACCAATGTGAATAACAAAGGGAAAACCACGTGCTTTACGCACCGTGATCAGCCATTTGGAAAATGTTATGTTAAGGAGCTAAAGAGTTGAACTTGCCATACTCATGCAGTTGGATTTCGTTGAGATCCGTCAGATGCCTTTCTGCCATAATCTAAATAAAAAAACTAAAGGTTTTAATAAGTGTGAAGAGTATGGCTTAATTATAAAAATATTTATATTTTTCTAAATAATATGATTGCTATAACGTTTAAAATATAGATTAATATAAGTGTTGATGGTGCTTGAAAACTATTCTAACAATTTATTTATCTTAAATAAGAATAATGAAATATTTAATTAATATTGATCAACTAATGGATAAGAAGTGGTATATTATCTAGTATATTGTTTCTGTATGTTAGTTCAGGATAAATTGATAAAAAGGCAGCATATAATGCACAATATCTTATCACTAGATAGTGATAATTTCTCAAATATACTTTACCCTTTAGGGTCGCAAGGCCATCAGACGGTTGTCGTTTATTTTTCGGCATCTTGGTGCTTGCCTTGTAAAAATATGAAACCTATTTTTACTAAACTTTCTGAATATTTTCAAGAAAATAACATCATTTTTGGCATTGTTGATATTGCTCAATCTCCTACTTTGGCACCTCAATATGGTATAAAATCAGTGCCGACAATTGCGGTTTTTCAAGATACTCGGTTAATCGATATTATTGCAGGAGAAATGCCATTTAATAAGGTACTAATGGAATTGGAAAAAACGCTCAGTAAGCGTTAATATTCAGCGAATATATTTAATAATAATGATAAGACATTCATAATGTTAATACTGATATTAGAAGGGTTATTGATAGGCTGTCTACTAGGTTTGACGGGAGCTGGCGGGGGAATTCTTGCTGTTCCTGCTTTAATGGCAAGCCAAGATTGGAGTGTAGCATTAGCTGCACCTGTCGGGCTTTTAGCTATTACAATAGCGGCTTTTATTAGTGTTATTCAAGGGCTTATAAAAAAGAATATTCGCTATAAAGCGGCTATTTGGATAGCACTACTGAGTATTCCTTCTGCCAAGTATGGTATTTATCTTGCCCATATTGTTCCTCCAGTTTGGTTAACGCTTATTTTTAGCCTTGTTATGCTTTATGTCGGGGGGCGTATATTTTTCAATAGGGTTGATGAGCAAAATGATGCACATTGTTTAATTAATACTGAAACTGGGAAATTTATTTGGAACACTAAAACAGCGTTAATCTTTGGGGGGATTGGTGTCATTACAGGGTTACTTACTGGTATGCTAGGTGTCGGTGGTGGTTTTATTATTGTTCCTGCATTGCGAAAGTTCACTAATTTGAATATGAAGAGCATTATTGCAACATCGTTAATGGTTATTTTCTGTATTGGTAGTATTAGTATTTTCATTAATGTCTGGAATGGGTTCCAATATCCTAGAGAAATTAGTGTTGTTTTTATTGTTTCATGTGTCATTGGATTATTAATTGGTCGGTTAATAACACATTATATTTCTAATAAAACCATTCAAATGCTATTTTCAAGTGTTGTCATCTTTGTCGCTTTAGGATTGATCTCATCAGTATTAATTGAGTTAAATGTCATTTGAAATAAATTTCAAATATCAGATTATTAATTAAATTTTTATAATTTATGCTGTATGTCACTATTTTGAATTATCAGTCACTTATTCTTCTTAAAGAAAGTGAAATTGATTTATCTTCAAGCTCAAAAAGGTATAATGAACCATCGCATTTTTCTACCCTGATAATAGTGCAATGGATTACTAATATATTCTTCTGGGTAATCATTAAAGGTTGACTAGTATAATTATGACAAAACAAGATAGCTCAACAACGATAATTGATATAGCTAAACGTGCTAATGTAACGGATATTACTGTCTCTAGGGCATTTAATCATCCTGAGATGGTAAAGAAGGAAACTCGGGATAAAATATTAGCTATAGCACAAGAACTCAATTATGTGCCAAATCTTTTTGCACGTAATCTGAAAAATAAAAATAGCCGCATAATAGGTGTGGTTACTGATAGCACATTTAACCCTTTTTATGTCGTACTGATTCAAACGGTCTCACGTTTAGCGAAAGAAAAAGGCTATCAAGTCATGATTTTCGATTCAGATAGCGATGAAAAAGCAGAAAAAACAGCAATCGAAACCTTAGTTAGCTACAAAGCGAGTGGGATCCTACTATCGCCAGTTCGTGATGATAAAGACTATCAACCAAGTTACTTATCATTAATTGACCAGCATAATGTGCCTTTAGTTTTTGTTGACCGTTCAATTTATGGTTATCAGAATAAGTATTCGGGGTTGTTTTTGAAAAACTTTGAAATTGGCGCTTTAACAGGAAAGTTTCTTAACCAGCAAAATAGTGAAAATACACTTATTGTTTCAGGGCCTGAAGGATCTGAAATTAGTTTGTCTCGTTTAGCGGGTATATATGAAAACTTTCCAAATAGAAAAAATATTAATGTCTTATACAGCAGTTATATGTTTAATAAGAATGATGAAGATTATCTAAGAAAAAAAGTTCAAGAGCTTTATACGCCTAATATGTATATTGTTGGGCTGAATGGAATTATTACGGCAGGGATGTATAAAATTATTTTAGAACTAGGACTTTCTTGCCGTTATTTCTCTGTAGATTTACCACCCTATGCAGATACTTACCATTTATCTATTTCTGGTGTACATCATGATTCGGTATATCTTGGTGAATTAACAACAGAGTTATTATTTTCTGAGATAGAGCGAGATTCACATAAAGATCATAAAACAAAACAAATATTTGTTGATGGAAAACTTGTTGTTTATTAATAATATTTAGAATTAAAGAAGGTTATGATCTTTATATACTCTAAAGAATTCGAGTTGTATGTAAGTGCAGTCAACATCTATACAACTTGAAGTATGAAAAATGTAAATAGGCAGGTAGCGATACCTGCCTATTTTAATGGCGATGAAGGACTATTAATTTAGCGTTTCATTGAGCTAATTAATGTCGCACCCCAAATAATTAGGCCTTTTACAATATATTGAACATAAGGTGAAATACCTAATAAATTTAAACCGTTATTAAGTACACCTAAGATCATTGCGCCAATGAGTGTGCCAATGATCATACCACGGCCTCCTGCTATTGAGGCGCCACCGAGTACGACCGCAGCAATCGCATCTAACTCAAAGCCTACCCCTGCATTGGGTTGCCCACTCATTACTCGAGAGGTAAATATTAACCCAGCGAATGCAGCAGTAAAACCGCTAATGACGTAAACTAACATTTTATAACGTTCAACGCGGATACCACTGAGGCGTGCAGCTTCTTCATTACCACCAATGGCGTAAATATAACGGCCAAAAGAGACATGATTTAGTACAACATAGAAAATAAGATAAAGGCCAAGCATTAATAAAATAGGAACTTGAATTCCCATTAACTCTTCGCGTCCCCAAAAAGCAAACTCTTGAGGTAATCCTGACACTGGGTAGCCACCGGTATAAATTAAGGCTAGCCCTTTAGCAATAATCATGGCGCCTAAGGTGACAATAATTGGTGGCATTTTACCATAAGCGGCTAAAATTCCATTAATGAAGCCAAAAGCAACACCGGATAATAAACCCAGAGCAATTGCGGCGTAAGGGTCCATTCCATAATACTTCATTAAGCCTGCCATCAAGGTTCCAGAAAGCGCCATAACAGCACCAACGGACAAGTCAATTCCACCTGTTAAGATAGCAAATGTCATACCGATAGCGATAATGGCATTAATAGAAACCTGACGAGCAATTGTCGAAAGGTTATTTACAGTTAAAAAATGTTCATTAAAAATGGACATGCAGACAAATAAAAGAATTAAACCAACAAGTGGTAAAAATGCAGGTATTTTTGTTAGCTTAGAAAAACTAAATTTATTTTTAGTTAATGGAATTGCACTTTGATTAGACATAGTCGTTATCCTATATAATATTGCCGGCCGCATGCACCATGATCTGAGTTGAGTTTATTTCGTCTCCAGTTAACTCAGCGGCAATTTCACCATCTCGAAAAACCAAAACTCTATCACTGACACCAATAACTTCTGGTAGCTCCGATGAAATCATAATAATGGAAATTCCTTTTTCAGTTAGAGAGCGCATTAATTGATAAATTTCTGATTTTGCCCCAACATCAATACCTCGAGTGGGTTCGTCGAAAATAAGAATTTTGGCTTGTTTATTTAGCCAGCGAGCAATAACAACTTTTTGCTGGTTTCCACCGCTTAAAGTAGAAACTGCAGTGTGAGGCTCTGGTGTTTTAACTTTTACTTGGGAAATTAAATCAATAGATAAAGTGAGTTCTTTTTTGTTTTGAATTAAAAATAATTTTTGAGCGTGATTGTTTAGCCATATATTTTCTTTAACGGAAAACGGCAATACAAGTCCTTGAGTTTTTCGGCTTTCTGGTAATAAACCGATACCTAATTGCAGTGCAGTCGCAGCTGATTTAACTTTAACTTCTTTGCCTTCTAAAACAACTTTTTTCTTGTAAGCCTTATCAGCACCAATCATGGCAAGAATAGTTTCTGTGCGACCTGAACCGACTAATCCAGCAAGCCCTAA is drawn from Providencia huaxiensis and contains these coding sequences:
- a CDS encoding two-partner secretion domain-containing protein; this translates as MNKLFYRLIFNAARQMVMVVSDITRSHRAGPAGSSENHVEKVTSRRVRWSIKPIVTSLWFTLGMVSFSVSSSTIVADGKAPGNQQPTIVNTQNGLPQVNIQAPNRDGVSRNQYSQFDVDHKGVILNNSSTNTNTQLGGMIQGNDWLAKGEAKIILNEVNSRDPSQLNGFIEVAGKKADVIIANPAGITCNGCGFINADKALLSAGKTLIENGKIKGFEVDKGSINILGKGYNGNGTNYTALIARSVNINAKLHAKDLAITTGKNTVAADGTTILKTDNSSADDKPEFALDVAALGGMYANTIKMRGTEHGVGVRNAGHIGAQAGDITLSADGKVGNSGVITASQNIALNSQDAINNTGTILAQNDIQLKAKQAITNTDKGQIVAGRDAAVHAEQINSDRSALLAAGVDSKGKLTSAGSLTVKGDKSLALQGDIVAKDTLTATGSSLDLSDSNTQANNIVLTSTTTDIRTKNAHLKATNKATLTAKTGIDNQRGEIVANELTLIAPELIDNQQGKLVQTGNSKNTLNTKLLNNQQGEINLAGDTSITTQQLNNQSGQLLSRDGKVDIQSKNLSNQQGTILASGKQGLIIKTDTLDGQKGEILTSGALGVTAKSANLDQSTTQAEHITLQANTLSHRQGNMLQTGDKTLKLNVANGLDNNQGSIASKGDLNLQAGAVDNTDGKILTSSNHRLDLTSTGELNNTRGVIQTDKYLMIKADKLINQQGKMSSLSGAALLTANRLAGEKGTIYTQNALRIESADINLNQGFTQAGQVSILANNFTHQGATLLQTGEGKTELHIQNQFDNQKGEISSNGQIDIVANGLNNQDGKIIAAKLGHLTLAIQQALNNTQGTLLGNQGIQLAAERLINQSGKIIASFGDNQLTLKQLDGEKGEILSKGKLALTGDELNLNDAVTQADNIQIEGQNLSHQRGKMLQTGSEKGQIKLAQTLDNQSGNISSQGTLSLDVNTLANQQGVVVAAKVGSLILNAKQSVDNTQGTLFAEQDFTLNTQSFTNIDGKAISKQGNMLLTTEDLQGQRGEIIAQGDLSLSGKGIDLTAANTQAQHIQLRANNLTHQQGTMTQLGEREGTIEVSQQINNSAGDISGNGSWLIKANTLDNQQGKIFSARMGKLDLQIQQVLDNTGGALTGRQGVFVETQSLINRTGKVIASMGNVTLNSQSLDGDEGEILASNTLNIEGGMLSLNQAVTQADHILITANTLDHQGGKLLQTGDKAGKINLQGKLNNQAGEIGSNGDFSLTANSLDNRDGQVITAKNGRLGIDLTRELLNQSGALIGENGLNITASDIENQQGKLVARHGDAKLDVANGINNQAGLIAAGQLLQMSNQALQNQLGYLQANTIDINTHNQRFDNTQGSLLAQQTLVLNSGQIDNQQGSIQSGNDMLIDTHGEQLNNTQSGDNKGIYAQGGLTLTTGELNNEQGRIVAKNTLNLNSQGVNNQQGLVGSQSELSMTTQLLDNREGVIKGRSVSIDTQGQKLTNLAKKADQGIFASQNLAMTIGELINRQGQIQANQISLDSQKKRVDNTEGEILAVNNLTANTGALDNQQGRLQAGKQLTLNTHGEQINNSFTQKNGGLLSGGGLSIDSGRLLNQQGQIQSSGAASLTTTGIENQNGQIFAGQSMDINTQQQALLNQQGTLASNDKLELNTGDLNNTQGVAQGKLGLTVNAEQIDNQKGLLLSQSALKVTGKNLDNTEGVVQSQGSTTLDIHQRIDNQQGQVLSGQNLNVNTQQLNNMSGVIQGLNNVELVVKQQIENQQGWIKANENLDISAESIDNKNTAQAGKGLEGANVNLRTTHLDNQSGAVRAGQAIEANIAQSLNNIQGMLSAGTDLNVTDKAQGKVLAVLNQQGVIVSNGSATITANQLTGEGKLIAQKALSLTFNQLFENTGRIQAGENLTANFAQGFTNKGLISSLGELVLNTTTVINQLSGEISGQSTRIKASGQVHNTGLIDGVLTHIVANSLSNLGTGRIYGDFLAIAVNSLVNDKQGDKAAVIAGRKEANLAVGELLNRDHALIYSDGDLTIGSQLNDQLKATGHAKSVKNHSANIEAAGNLTLKTDLLENKDIHLQLTDEAVEVSREHFDWYDFGNGRRYKIQPRNGNQTRYAINEDGTLNKEVGIHYEKSNRWRMFEYGNWTKNFYEYDYDRIIYETQVIKRDAALITSGKHLTIDGQQLNNENSRVVAGQNLILTGYDLNNEEAQGVRRIFEDGNTIYRYKGGKKWKTRTSTSKYQGVNSEEDLALHLLEVAENAGGINKTQLDSVKVNQLDGQAERVSDANQQENQGAAVTEQALKDSKNTPLDLKPGQQMEVAQLPSISDKVDVKDDKSVDSSLHADDANIGNGADIQGQTDVGKGENITAETGPQGKDNLDTVIRTVGPNTQLPDNSLFNLTPGSDSQFLIETDPRFTNYKKWLSSIDIVTNEQLHKRLGDGYYEQRLVRDQLIETTGQRLLGNYNSDEEQYRALLTNGVAFGKQFNLTPGIALSPEQMANLTTDIVWMVNKEVTLPDGRVEMVSVPQVYVRARQGDLNGNGALLAGRNVSANMTGNILNSGEISSRELTDLRAENIENSGRIQGKDVQLDTLKDIKNIGGEIRGLDSVSLSAGRDILSETAQRGDGQSQWLDRPASIYVTGDNGQLILKAVQDINLIATDVGNLGVDGKTSIIAGRDISLETRDVSSAFDYTHNSSNYYRGANSTEVGTQIQTKGDLTLSAGQDLSARATTVTSGGELAINVGRDINITSGIETSDYAKHTKSTDKGFLSSTTKETHDEVNERTAISSTFSGDSVKVTAGNNVNIEGSNLLGTNDVNVTAGNQLNVTTFDEASHETHMSKTTKSGLMSTGGIGFTVGSNSQKVTTDTDSNQKKGSVIGSTAGDVTLTAGGTASIHGSDVIAAKDINVTGSDVNITAAENSRTDITTVETKSSGLTVSLGGAAGSMLDGMAQTAKSAKQEDDGQLAALKGMKAGLQGVQAQQAGELAGLKEGGSVADAFGVNVSYGSSSSKSTTKTEQHTASGSSLSAGDNITLTATGKKEGSQGDLTVQGSQLDADKNVTLTAKNDINLTSATNTQKVDGKNESKGGSIGAGISTGGWNVNASVNKGSGFEKGDSQFYTDTEVNAGKQLTLNSGKDTTLTGAHASGETVKANVGGDLTLSSQQVTDKYDSKQQGGSLSGSIGTGLNTTASVNVNKTEMHSDYQSVDKQTGINAGKGGFDITVGNHTQLDGAVISSTADAEKNKLDTGTLGFGDIKNKAEYKVDSQSGGFSTGGSPFADQLAGNAAGSLLTNVNNKGKDSNTTHSAVSEGEITIRDKDNQKQDINELSRDTDNAHEKLNTIFDKEKEQKRIEKTQLVGELGKQITDIAVTNETIKATKDVDREHPELSGKEREDAIQAQVNKSEWGVGGDNRRIVESGTALIQGLISGDVNKAVANASAPYIANEIAKNIPEKNKEGRIIAHGIANVALALAKGENAGAQSLGAMTAEAVGMLSEKLYNKPASQLTEDEKATVSAFASLAAGIAGGLVGGDTSSAGNAAQAGKTTVENNYLSGDMFTLDRKIKEAKRKGEDITPILEEARAKAEKDREKNKASCIDNPDLCGFGRELANEAYNENMANGLWLGIDPDIVNFVQEETIKDNAVINQHTSEFGKDLAAVSDIGATLAGAGVGSVIGSNIGKGNNKGTIPKQSNSNNSVNIATNFTKAPQAIWGRSSDDIAKDFKTAGCEVNVRQSTRGSGQAVIIEVKGHPEISQIQYHPGGGRHGGSYYKVSTTTQGTMKVVDPSTYKPTQGEKATIINKTKE
- a CDS encoding SymE family type I addiction module toxin, which translates into the protein MGYAPNRGKPNPSPQLTLSGKWLNELGFTVGSHFTLTRQAGQLIIRWAEGEVRRLRRSQCGAGILLKSLVSHD
- a CDS encoding thioredoxin family protein, with protein sequence MLVQDKLIKRQHIMHNILSLDSDNFSNILYPLGSQGHQTVVVYFSASWCLPCKNMKPIFTKLSEYFQENNIIFGIVDIAQSPTLAPQYGIKSVPTIAVFQDTRLIDIIAGEMPFNKVLMELEKTLSKR